TGTTGTCCGATATCCTGCGCAGAACTTGTCACGCAAATAAGCACTTGCCCACATCTCCTTCTTATCATACATCTGGCATGACCATTTCTTCTCGCGTAGGCCATACATATCGGTAGCCTGCTCCCATTCGGATTCGAAGTCCTCTGTCGCCATTTCTGCATACAGCCATCTTCTAAACAACCCACATAATTCTGCATCCTTTACATTAGACGTGACGTTTTTTTCCACATGCCATGCACACAAACGATCGGTCGCAGAGGGAAGCACTTCGGAAACTACTTTTATCATAGCCTTGTCGCCGTCAGTCACAACTACAGCCGACTTTTTACCACACATGATCTCCATCAAATTCTCTAACATCCACCGATAGGAAGAAACACTTTCATCAAGCaacaacccaaacccaaagatGGTGGTCTGCTTGTGATTGTTTGATCCAGAAAAAATCACGACCGGTCTCTTGTATTTGTTTTTCTTGTATGTTGAATCAAATGCCAATACATCACCAAAGTATTGGTAATCGACTCTGCTAGATCCGTTTGCCCAAATCAGATTCGCTAGCCTGTTGTCCCAAGTCACATTATATTTTGTGATTGCCATGGGGTCTAACTTCGGTTTTTCCCTCAAGATACatgacgatcggtttttctatctgtaaagaaattcacaaatataatcgcgttgcaagtatagcttctaaaccaatagaaaatcctttcgtacaaacgttttggttgtcacaagtaacaaacccctttgaaattaataaccgaagtatttaacctcgggtcgtcttctcaaggaattgcagggaggtgttcttattattggttgtgagtcttgtaaattgggtttttttttttttaaaataaggaacaagtaatgtaaaataacaagtcgttaaaataataactaataaagctcttggcaatgtatgaaaattagaagtcctatcctagttatccttattaatggtgatgagaattatattttgctcccacttagtcaacctctaactatgaaggtaagtcaagtggataaatcaatttaacacctaaagtcctagtcaactcctaaggaaagactagagttataggaatttaaatcaatcagcaaagataacaattatcaatcacgatgagtttgacaactcaagagttaccaattaatcaaccaaagccaaaagggaaaaatctaaattatttatataaataaaggaaagcaatcataattctaaaatacctcaaattgcattaaatagaaattataatctaacatgaagagttcataagccaatttggctaaaaagagaatcaacaagaaaaatagaataaactagtaagctagaacaaataaaagtagaatagaagttaaattaaagaaacattgaaccaggaactcagaagaaattgtaagttgaaataataagaaa
The DNA window shown above is from Arachis ipaensis cultivar K30076 chromosome B08, Araip1.1, whole genome shotgun sequence and carries:
- the LOC107610971 gene encoding protein FAR-RED ELONGATED HYPOCOTYL 3-like — translated: MAITKYNVTWDNRLANLIWANGSSRVDYQYFGDVLAFDSTYKKNKYKRPVVIFSGSNNHKQTTIFGFGLLLDESVSSYRWMLENLMEIMCGKKSAVVVTDGDKAMIKVVSEVLPSATDRLCAWHVEKNVTSNVKDAELCGLFRRWLYAEMATEDFESEWEQATDMYGLREKKWSCQMYDKKEMWASAYLRDKFCAGYRTTSRCEGINAHVNKFLKSTHTIYELVQSLEMVAREYQNRELLL